A window from Cydia pomonella isolate Wapato2018A chromosome 8, ilCydPomo1, whole genome shotgun sequence encodes these proteins:
- the LOC133520707 gene encoding signal peptidase complex catalytic subunit SEC11A — MLDSLFDDVKRMNKRQFIYQVLSFGMIVSSALMIWKGLMVVTGSESPIVVVLSGSMEPAFHRGDLLFLTNYPEEPVRVGEIVVFKVEGRDIPIVHRVLKLHEKSNGTVKFLTKGDNNSVDDRGLYAQGQLWLTKKDVVGRARGFLPYVGMVTIYMNEYPKFKFAVLACLAIYVLVHRE; from the exons atGTTGGACAGTTTATTTGACGATGTGAAACGCATGAATAAGCGACAG TTTATCTACCAAGTGTTGAGCTTTGGTATGATAGTGTCTTCCGCGCTTATGATATGGAAAGGTTTGATGGTGGTCACGGGAAGCGAAAGTCCGATCGTAGTGGTTTTATCGGGCAGTATGGAGCCCGCTTTCCACAGAGGCGATCTCTTATTCCTTACCAACTACCCCGAGGAGCCGGTTCGTGTTGGAGAAATCGTCGTATTTAAGGTTGAGGGCCGCGACATTCCTATTGTTCATAGAGTACTAAAACTACATGaaaa GAGTAACGGCACTGTTAAATTTTTAACCAAAGGAGATAACAATAGTGTAGATGACCGAGGCCTGTATGCCCAGGGCCAGCTATGGCTTACGAAAAAGGATGTAGTGGGCCGCGCCAGAGGATTCCTGCCTTATGTTGGAATGGTCACAATTTATATGAATGAATATCCTAAGTTTAAG
- the LOC133520706 gene encoding NEDD8-activating enzyme E1 catalytic subunit, with amino-acid sequence MAGGENQTSEYLQRRWLNIRKLLERSGPFCHPDFEPSAEILDFIMNSCKILVIGAGGLGCELLKDLALMGFKKIHIIDMDTIELSNLNRQFLFRKNDIGLSKAKCAVEFVNNRVPGCEAIAHHCAIQDMDEGFYRQFHIVVCGLDSIVARRWLNGMLMSLLQYNDDGTLDQSSLIPLVDGGTEGFKGNARVILPGMSACIECTLDLYPPQVTFPLCTIANTPRLPEHCIEYVKVLQWAKENPWGNTTALDGDDPQHVAWVLEKAQERAMKHGITGVTYRLTQGVLKNIIPAVASTNAAIAAACATEVFKLASSCCVNMNNYMVLNIADGVYTYTFSADRRADCVACSNTTRTMELESAATLQTILTKLQEDPQYLMKSPGITTIINGRNKTLYISSIKSIEERTRDNLRKKITDLGLYNGAELLVADVTTPNTITIKLKLTENEDVEMA; translated from the exons ATGGCTGGTGGCGAGAACCAAACATCGGAATACCTCCAAAGAAGATGGCTCAATATACGAAAATTATTAGAGAGATCTGGTCCATTTTGCCACCCTGATTTTGAACCTTCTGCTGAAATATTAGATTTCATTATGAATTCCTGCAAAATCTTAGTAATAGGAGCTGGTGGTCTTGGCTGCGAATTGCTAAAGGACCTAGCCCTGATgggctttaaaaaaatccatattATAGATATGGATACAATAGAGTTGTCTAATTTGAACAGACAGTTTCTGTTTAGGAAGAATGATATTGGATTATCAAAGGCTAAATGTGCTGTTGAATTTGTTAATAATCG AGTCCCAGGTTGTGAGGCCATCGCTCACCACTGTGCCATCCAGGATATGGATGAGGGTTTCTACAGGCAGTTCCACATTGTTGTCTGTGGTCTCGACTCCATTGTGGCTAGGCGTTGGCTTAACGGCATGCTGATGTCCTTACTTCAGTATAATGATGATG GAACTTTAGACCAAAGCAGCCTGATTCCTCTAGTGGACGGCGGTACTGAAGGCTTCAAAGGAAACGCCCGAGTGATCCTGCCGGGCATGAGCGCATGTATCGAGTGCACACTGGACCTGTATCCACCGCAGGTCACATTCCCGCTTTGCACCATTGCTAATACCCCAAG atTACCAGAGCACTGTATTGAATATGTAAAGGTACTGCAATGGGCCAAGGAAAACCCATGGGGCAACACCACTGCCCTCGACGGCGACGATCCGCAGCACGTTGCCTGGGTCTTGGAGAAGGCTCAGGAGCGGGCGATGAAGCATGGCATTACGGGAGTGACGTATAGGTTGACGCAGGGTGTGTTGAAGAATATTATACCGGCGGTGGCCAGTACTAATGCGGCTATCGCGGCGGCTTGTGCTACTGAG GTATTCAAACTAGCCTCATCCTGCTGCGTGAACATGAACAACTACATGGTGCTGAACATAGCGGACGGAGTGTACACGTACACGTTCAGCGCCGACCGCCGCGCGGACTGCGTGGCCTGCAGCAACACCACTAGGACGATGGAACTGGAGTCGGCAGCTACCTTACAGACCATACTTACCAAGCTCCAAGAGGACCCCCAGTATCTCATGAAGAGCCCAG gCATTACCACTATTATCAATGGGCGCAATAAAACGCTATACATATCTTCAATCAAGAGTATAGAAGAGAGAACAAGAGACAACCTGAGGAAGAAGATAACTGATTTAGGATTATATAATGGGGCTGAACTCCTTGTGGCAGATGTTACTACTCCTAACACAATTACGATAAAGTTGAAACTTACTGAAAATGAAGATGTTGAAATGGCCTAG